The Mugil cephalus isolate CIBA_MC_2020 chromosome 11, CIBA_Mcephalus_1.1, whole genome shotgun sequence genome includes a window with the following:
- the LOC125016272 gene encoding E3 ubiquitin-protein ligase NHLRC1-like — protein sequence MAKSPGLLRHGCLSPEGILREIQINLLECKVCFEMFSTQQRERRPQNLSCGHVLCLECITALSHPLLRKLECPFCRQLCSVDSTSHCQVLSDLQELLLSQSPTSAAAPPRWARGGHVLTAGLTCAGLTCAALHLHTTFGGWGTLINPTGIAALGSSGTIVVVHDGEKRMVVFNLQGRKLHSFGRQGKGPGEICYAVDVAVSPSGYVVVTDAGDGAMKVFTSRGNHVMTIGDSFQLPWGVDMDSCGHILVSDVQAGTLSQVKVDYSRGVIVEHRTVISELQSPKAVAYCAATGNTAVMEHPTEDAHPTDKHQYRRLKVFSKDFNLLYQTDSFSLTLQSTVRLNMSGVAFDGDGDLIVTDSDQGMIYSLGKLQNGPVLTPLVGDQLIRPVGLVLLNNLLIALDGGDHTVKIYSAKSDSGPTK from the coding sequence ATGGCCAAGAGTCCTGGTCTCCTGCGTCATGGCTGCCTGAGTCCTGAAGGGATCCTGAGGGAGATCCAGATCAACTTGCTGGAGTGCAAAGTCTGCTTCGAGATGTTCAGCACTCAGCAGAGGGAGCGCAGGCCTCAGAACCTTTCCTGTGGCCATGTACTTTGTCTGGAATGCATCACGGCTTTGTCCCACCCTCTCCTGAGGAAGCTGGAGTGCCCGTTCTGTCGACAGCTGTGCAGTGTTGACAGCACCTCCCACTGCCAGGTTCTCAGTGACCTACAGGAGCTTCTGTTGTCTCAGAGTCCAACATCTGCCGCTGCTCCTCCTCGCTGGGCAAGAGGAGGCCACGTTCTGACCGCGGGTCTGACATGCGCGGGTCTGACATGCGCGGCTCTGCACCTGCACACTACATTTGGCGGGTGGGGGACTCTTATCAACCCCACAGGGATAGCTGCTTTGGGGTCTTCGGGAACAATAGTGGTAGTGCACgatggagagaagaggatgGTCGTTTTCAATCTTCAGGGAAGGAAGCTGCACAGTTTTGGGAGACAAGGAAAAGGCCCCGGGGAGATCTGTTACGCTGTGGACGTCGCAGTTAGTCCCAGCGGTTACGTGGTGGTGACTGATGCAGGGGATGGAGCCATGAAAGTTTTCACTTCCAGGGGGAATCACGTCATGACGATCGGCGATTCCTTCCAGCTGCCTTGGGGGGTGGACATGGACAGCTGCGGGCACATCCTGGTCTCAGACGTCCAGGCTGGCACGCTGTCCCAGGTGAAAGTGGACTATAGTCGCGGTGTCATCGTGGAGCACCGCACAGTCATTTCAGAGCTCCAGTCTCCCAAAGCTGTGGCCTACTGCGCCGCCACTGGGAACACCGCAGTGATGGAGCATCCAACCGAGGACGCACATCCAACAGACAAGCACCAGTACAGGAGGCTCAAAGTGTTTAGCAAAGACTTCAACCTGCTTTACCAGACGGACAGTTTCAGCCTGACCCTGCAGTCCACAGTGAGGTTGAACATGTCAGGCGTGGCATTTGACGGAGATGGAGACTTGATTGTGACCGACTCCGATCAGGGGATGATTTACAGTTTGGGGAAGCTCCAGAACGGCCCAGTCTTGACCCCTCTCGTGGGAGACCAGCTGATCCGGCCCGTTGGACTGGTGTTACTGAACAACCTCCTCATCGCACTGGATGGCGGTGACCACACAGTGAAGATTTATTCTGCTAAATCTGATAGCGGACCCACGAAATAG